The window GTGTTTTCCAAGTGGTCCATTAACCGACCAGGTGTCGCCACAATAACGTGAGGTCGCTTAGAGAGAGCGATAGATTGCGACATCATGTCCATACCACCGACTAAGACAGCTGTGCGAACGCCAATGCCGGATCCAAGAGATGTGATTTGTTGAGAAATTTGATACGCTAGTTCTCTATAGCCTGATCAAAACACGTCCAAGCTTTTTAAGACAAAAGCACTAACCGAGTGGGCGCTAACACCAGAGCGAAAAATGGTTGAGGATTCTCCCATAATGTCTGTAAAATGGGAAGACTAAATGCCGCCGTCTTACCGGAACCTGTCTGGGCAAGACCAATGATGTCCTTGCCTTCCAAAGCATGAGGAATTGCTTCAGCCTGGATATCTGAAGGTTTTTTGAAGCCCATAGAAGCACATGCTCGACATAATTCCGGACTAATACCGAGGTCGGCAAACGACTTATTATGAGATGCTTCAGGGGCGTCTGGGTTGGAGAGCGCGGGAGAAGGGGAGCGGGATGGAGATCCAGGCGGAGACGTTGAGGAGGATGCCTCCGGGGACGGGCTAGACATTGCGTTCTAGCTGCTCGTTTTGTTATAGATGCACAATAAAGACTTATTCAAGATATACCGTTTTGACAAGTCACCGGGCGCGATGGTGGCCAAAAATCTTGAATGTGAGAGTGGAGGTCATTCTTAATGCATAAAAATAGTAAATAAAACCCTAAAAAGCTTTCTAATTTATTTCTAATTTCTCCCATCCCTTCCGCGCCTGACTTTGGTCTGTATTGTTGATCGCTTTCTATATCTTTTTTTCATACTGATTTTAGACCCTATTCTTTCTGTTTGATTAAATTCAGAGGTAGATTTAGCCCTTCAAGAGCAAAGATATTCATAGGTTCCAAGATAGCCAACTTCCACCAACCCACGACAACAAATTCCGACCATTCTTCAACCTCTCAGGCTACGAGGCCAACATGGCGGCTCCTCGACGATCTGCTGGTGTCACTTCCAGTTCTGGGTATGCTGATGTGGCAGAGCTGGAGAAGTATAAGCTGGTATCAAACATTGGCAAGGGAAGTTTTGGAGTCATCAGCAAAGTTCAACGAGTGTCGGATGGCAAGGTAAGTAGTCGACATTGAGCTGTTTCGGTTATAGCTAAGGTGTCATCATTTAGGAATTTGCCCTAAAGCAACTGGATTATTCGAAGATGACAGAGAAAGACCGTAAACAAATCCTTGCTGAAGTGTAAGTTCTTCGATGTTTTGATGCCTGTGAACTGACTCCTTCAAATAACAGAGCAATCCTCGACTCACTAAAGCATCGAAACATCGTACAGCTCATTCAGAAGATTAAGGACCCTAAGAATGAGCGGATATATATAGTCATGGAGGTGCGTTTCATCCAAGGAATCAACCACAGTAGTCCTCTAATGTGTTCACAGTATTGTACCTCAGGCGACCTTGGTACTCTGATCAGAAGAGCCCAACGCAACAATTCTTCTATTCCAGAAGACAAGATATGGAATATCTTTCTGCAAATTGTACTTGCTCTTCACCACTGCCATTGGCCTGCAGAACGTTCCGTCAATAGTGGAGGAAGGCAAAGTGTCGTTGCTCCGTCAACTGATGCCGGAGTAGCGAGATACCAAGTGTTACATCGTGACCTCAAACCGGAAAATGGTATATATCGCAAGTTTCGCGGCTTTATTTTAGCTAATATTCATATTTAGTATTTCTTTCGGACGAGTTTGTCAAATTGGGAGATTTCGGATTGAGTAAAGAAATGGGAACTGCATCATTCACCAGCACTTACGTCGGCACTCCTCTGTATATGCCTCCAGAAATCCTTGCAGAGAACCGCTACGACACGAAGTCAGATATATGGAGTTTGGGATGTCTGGTCTACGAAATGTGTGCTCTTCAGTGCGTATCGAACTTAACCTCGTTCAGTGAATAATCGACTAATCGATATACAGCTCTCCATTCTCTGCCGCTCAAACACAGCCTGAACTCATAACTATGGTAAAATCTGGCAAGatccctcctcttccgGCTCGCTACTCCCCAGCTTTACGTAGTGCAATTAAAGCTATGCTTACTCTAAATGTTCGTCCGGCCATTCTTTCTCAATTGCCGTAACATCTAACTGACATTGCATGTAGCCCACAAAGCGACCCTCTACCAAGGACCTCCTAGAGATGTCCGAGATGAAGCTACATAGAAAACTCTTTACAGTTCAGAACCAGTACGTGTACCACTGGCCCTTAGCATCTGTGTTAATTGATTATTAGGacttctcttctttttgcCAAACGTGATGAGCTCAAACAATTCGAGGACCAGATCAGAGCGCGGGCTGTAGCCCTGGAcgaaagagagaaagagttagcaggaagagaagcaaGTTTGCAGGCTAGGGAAGATCTTTGTGAGAAtcgagaagaggaagcaAAGGAAACACAGAGAAAGTTGAATCAAGCGGCAGAGAGTCTGAGAGGCCAATGGGGAAGGTTCCgggaggaaaaggaacAGTGGGAGAAATATAGAGAACAAGAGGAGAAGGCCAAGGAAACAGCTTTCGGAGTGACAGATTTGTCTGATGAGAAATGTGGGTTATAAAGTGTGATGCTTAAGGTGATGTGGGCTAATTCAGCGTATAGGTCAATTCCGCACTGGTGTAACAGGTATCGCTCGACCTCCCTTAGCGGAACGCAAGTGAGTTTTGAAATTTGTTTCTCGTGTTTGTCGACCTCATAATGATACCCGTATAGCACTGCACCAGCATCACCTGTGTCTCGATTCACTCGAACCTGCTTTGACACCCCTTCAAAAATTCCTCTAGCCACTGCTGCCGCCTCCCCTGCGCCTCTTGAGGCACGTTTTGGTATTTCCCATCTTCAACCCCGACCTGCCACTCCTCTGCGTCGAGCTGCCACCAAATCCATGGGCAACCTTGCCGGTGTTGCTCGCGCTCAAGCGGCCCAAGAATGGACGGGTGTTACTCAGTCAACTCCTGCCAAGCAGTTTAGTTTCCCCATACGGCAGCAGCGCACATCGATCGGTAGTCCTAGCGAGCTGCAAAGTGTGTACTGTGAAGATGTTTCCATGATCAGCGCTATACCCTCTCCTTGGGTATCTCGACCTCGAAAAAGCTCTGTCGCTCCCTCTATTGTCACTGGTCAGCAAGAAGGTCCTGATTCTGGCGAATCATTTTCTACCGCCAACAGCCGTCCAACAAGCTTAGCACCCACGCAGATTCCGGCTCCAACATTTACCTACCGTGAAGCTGCCACTCCCGCCAAATGGTCACTTGATGACCCCGACCTTCCCAGCCCATTCATCCGCCGTCCTAATTCAATGCCTATCCAGCCCCAATCGGCATCTTTCCCTCCGTCGTCAAATCTGGCCGAGATGAGACAGCCCTTAGGTTCAATCAACCCTCAGCCTACCATCAACGGCCCATCTGCTACATTAGGAGGTCCTGTGACAAAGAAAATACCGAGCAGGAGTGGCAATTTACACCAGCATGTCTTGAAGGTCAACGCGGCGAGAGTGAGTGGGGAAGGTATCGTGCCGTCTGCTGCCCCTGTCAATGTGGTGAGAGGAAGGACTGGAAATCGTATTGGGTAATAGCATTTGCATTGACTGTAAGGAAGGACTGTTAACCTGTAGTGATATAGAGGACATTGAATCGGCTTAAATATTTAGTCTTGAGCGAACACAAATACATTTAATTAAGTGTGGCCTGTATGTTGATCGTCATGTATATCTCTTCGTTTTTTCCTGcccgtcttcttcttgttcttcatCTATACCCTTGCACTGTCATATGTGGAATTGACTTGATACATTGTCCTTTCTTACGCTGGTTTTCTCACTTTGAAAGCTGTCCCACTCCCCGACTTCAACACCTCAAGCGCAACTTCCCTGATCTTGTCCATGTACACCTCAAGCCGGTTGACCGccttttctccttctccaaccACTTCCATACCTCCGGCAATCGTCGCTAGTGGCAGGAAGCTCTCGTACACTTGATACCTTCCATCCGCCACTATGCCAGCCAGTTCAAGGGCCCTCTGCAAAAAGTATGGGAATAAAGCAGACTGTTCGATGAGAGTGTTGTGCAAGCGAAGGATGAGATCGGGGACGAAAATATGTCGAATAAGCTTGAGTTGTTTCTGcctctcctcttcactTTCGTATTCGTACAACCCCTTGTTTTCCTTCTCAACCTCGGAAGACACACGAGGCAAATCCAACCACCGTTCCTTGGCTAACCCCACAGTACCCTTCCAAATGTCTTCCACGACAGTCTCAAgatccttcttccaagCGTGCACTTCAAGCTTGCTAGCAGTAGGCGAAGGTTGGCGGAACAGGGTGTCGGTGAAGTAAGTGttggaggagaagagagaaaagagcCGGTTGTAGGAGGCGAGTTCGAGGAGGTGACTTTGAttgatggaagaagaggaagtgagaagggaaggaagggagaggagaagtGATTGCGCAGCGTTAGCTTGACCCTTGGCTAAACACATTCTTGGTCAGCTGGCATAGTTCTTTGCTCAATTGTTGTCATAAGAATAAACATACACAAGAAGTATCTAACGAGCTGGCAGGATCGCACAAGCGCATCCTCCGCCGTTTCCGGCAAGATGGTAAGCCACTCGATCGATCTAATAAGCATGACATCATGTTCCGTCAAACCGATAGAAATGGGGACAATATCAGGTTCAGCGAAAAGCCTCGTGAGAGGGCCCTATACGAAGGTGACAGGTTAACCTTGTGCGTCAAGAACAAAATATAAGAACGTACAGCAATGATTTCTTCAAGACAAAGACGGACAGTTTCGCGCGCAATGAGCGCCACATCAAGATTATGCTTCTTGGCTCGCAAAAGCGCTTCTGACCTGGAGTCTCTGCTGGCAGAAGGATCCATCGCTATATTACAGTCAGCATCATCGACAGACGCGAGAAACTCAGATCGCGGGATGAAAAGCTCAAACATACACCACAAGAATCGCGCATAACTTTCTTCTCCACTGCCCTCCCTTAGACAAGCAGCATACATGGCGACGAGCTTATCGTTGCCTTCTCGCTCGAGAATTTGCAGATAGGCTTGGATGATAGCATTGGCCGCTGAAACGGGAACGGGTTGAGAGAGGGTGCGGAGGATGAGGGCGAGGTGAGTGAAGAAGCGGAGAAGGGGTGCTATGAGTCTTTTCACGACTGACATTAGCGTGCGTGCTTTTTGATGGTAGGGCAATTGATAGGAAATCATTCACTCTGGAGAAACCCCAGACTCGAGCTCAAGAAGTTGATCCGCGAATCCCTGGAAGAGGGCTTCTGTTTGACCGAGCAGGATCATCTGCTGAGCCACGTAGTACGGGTTCGTCAAGGCAGTACTGTTATTCTCAGTCAGAAACCCATGCGACTGCCTCCACGATTCAGACTTACGAAATTGAGGGGTTCTGGAGACCTCTCATACTTGCAAAAACCTCCTCAAGAccccctctcaccatctcttcttcttcggtTTCATCCTTTCCTACCCCAACTTCGCCTTCCCAAAATCCTCCAAGCTCACgccatctcttctccaatTTCGCTTCAATCCTATGTTGCACATGCGCCCAAAGATGATCTTCCCACGACTCACATGCCGGTAAGAGCGTGGGTAGATCCGAGATCATCGCAGCGTAGAGATGTCGCTCGGCAGGGAGGAGAGTGTGGTTCTTTGCAATCATTCGGCAACACTTTTTCCACAAGGAACGATATCGGTTTCCAGTCATGATGGTTGGCTCCGTTCCTTTATTCATCCCCCCCATCGTCCACCGCCGTACACCCATCAAACTCGCACCCCTCCACGGTTCACCTCCCTGCTCACATATTTTGATCGCTGATTCGAGCTCTCCGTATCGGACATGATTATATAGTGTTTCGAGGAGGGGTAACTGGTAAGTCTGGTCTTCGCCCGCTAGCGAAGGACCGTGAGGATCACGAACGGTAAAGTCGGGATCGAGTGAAGGGGAATCTGTGGTCGGACGGGTTTTAGAGCGACGGACAGTGGATGGCAGGTAGCCATGTCTGGCTTCGAGAGGCGGTGGTGAAGTTAATAAAGGGCGGGTTTGGAGATGTTCAACCAAGGTCTAATGCAATTTAGTGATTGATCCTTCCCTTGCTCCAAGAACTTACAGCCCAAAGTGATAATTCTGGGTCCTCAATGACAATTGTCTGTATGAGATCTTCCGGACTAGTATAGGGATCTTCGATAATCTGCTGTGCAGCAGATCGAGGAACAAATTTGGGATCTGCCCGGGGTATCCGGTTGCTACATTTGTTAGGACGTCAGATCAAAGAATCTGGACAAACTTACTCATAGACCGCACGGATAAGCTGCCACGCTCGATGTTCTGACAATAATGCCTTGTATTCGTCTTCCGATATCTGCTCTTCACCATCCATCTCGATTGACGAACTGTTTGTCGGTGTTTTTGACCGAATGCTGCGGTCACGTTAGTATTTTGATAGTGCAGTAGCATAAGTAGCCACTCACGTTTCCTCGAGCGATCCCATAAGAGAAACGATTAATCCACCTTGCTCGTCAAGGACAGCCTCATGGTTTATAGGGGAATCAAGCTGAGTTGAGGGGCCGGCTTGTGAATACTGTTCTTGATATGCTGCAAACAGGCTCGCAAAGGACGAGTAAGGCGTTCTCTGGGACACCATATTGGTCCTGTTTCTTAGCAAGTTGAAGTTGATGAATGATTCGACTCCAGATGTATTTGGTCGAAGGATCCTCGTTATATTCAAGTGGAGAAAACGGCGACGTGAGTGAACGAGGAAGTAGGACAACtagtagtagtagtagtTAGGTAGCTACCACAACAATTATGCAACAATTCCAACAATAAATAAGTAAAGAgaagcgaagaagaagaagcacGATGACATGAGGAAGCTTGACGTGGAATTTTCGTAACTCCTCTCATAATTACTAAGTAAATATTAATAATAACAATAATGAGTGatatttattattattatattTATATAATATCCGCAGGCGgccatcatcatctccgCCTCAGTTTAATTActattatttatttatGTTGAGTGTTGAGTGCCGTTGGAACGCACTAAGATCGGGACAGTTTGGACACACGCTGAAAGTTGACGAGTAAATCCGGGTTGAATTTACAGCAAAAACAAACTGGCGCCGCTCGCTTTATTACTCGCTGTCACTGCATGAGTCCGTCCCCAGTCCCCCGAGTCCTACAGTGTCTGCCTGCGGCTTTGTTCCCTGCAAGCTTGCGCGTTCGGCAGCCTCTTCTTGTGTGGTCTGTGGCCTTAGCAAGGTATTTCGCCAATGGTCATCCCAATTTAGTACCAATATGTCCATTCACTACGGCCTTCCGTTGCCGATCGTGCATATCGTCCCTTCAATGAAATACCTGGGCAGTTTCTCGCCATCACCAGGATCCCCTTCTTGCCTATACTAATTTATCTTACGTCGTCTACCAGTCAACCTATATCGAGGTGCATTCCCCATAAAGCACTCTCAGAGGGTGTGAAACAGCATTTATTCCGTCAAAAAAACAATTTCAATGATCAGGTACTCCTCCTTTGAGAACTGCGAAGTCTACCTTTGACCTTTTCGGTCTAGCCTATACCCGCGGCCGATTGTAAACTACAATCCTAGTCGATGATGAATGCCATACCTTCCCTCGATACCTGTGCTTCAGATCTTCATTTCTTGTTTATCTAGCAAGTCACGGTTGGAAATGACTTCAACGATGAAAGAGAAATCGGTGACAGTAACGGCTTCATTTAACGAAGTTAGTGGGACTACTGGTTCAAGCTGGGCTCAAGAGGTGAGCGATACCGCTAAAGAATTGAAGAGCTGGGAAATTGCATGTAAGTACAGTGTCAATAATCTTTCTGTGAACGTCGTTGCTGACATGAAATTAATGTAAGTAATTGCGGTTCTATTGGCTATTGGAGCTATCGCCTTGATTTACTTCGTTATTCGTTGCGCGAGGAGGAGACGTAGCAAAAATGTCCAACCGCCTGGGTCGGACGTACCTAAAGTATAGATCGTAAATAACTTCCTTCGCAGGAAAATTATAGACCAGGCCGTCAAAAATTAGTTCAGCACACAACTGACGGGGCCCAAAACAGTCAGAAAACAAATCCAGATACGAAAGAAGAATCAAACGATATGGCTTTGCATGCTACACAAATGGACTTTAAATCTTGCAGTACATTTCATGGAAAGGAATGTATTAGTAGATAAGTAGTTATGTTAGCGGTTAATCTTGCTCAGAAGATGTCTGGTAGCAACTAAAGTCAGTGGCTTTTGTATACTTAGCTTTCAAAGAGCCTACTGATAGTGCTCATTCATCTAAGACAATCAGTGTTTAGTTTCAAAATATAATCGCGCGAATCACAAACAAACCTTTTGACGATCGATATTTAGCTCAGGCGTATTTGCAGCTATAGTCATTGCAATCTCGCACCATGCCTTTGCTTGGGATACGCGTGATGAGCTGTTCTGTGATCAGTCCATCAGGCGCTTATCAGAGATATTCTCTTACCTGAACCACTCTAGACCCTTGTTCCAGAATGTCGCGACCAGCCACTGGATCTCATCCAACGGATATGCCTGTACACGTCAGTAACCAGACTAACGGTCTACCAAACTCGACCCACGCTCTTGCCAAGTGATGTTTTTAGGACGTCAAGCGCTTTTTCCGCGTATTTCAAAGATTcagcttcctcttctgctCCGTTACGATGTAGCAGAATCCTCAGTATTGCTCTCATCCACCTTGAGTATAGTTTAACGTCATTGGCTTTAGCTGTTGGGCATGTGTCGAGTATTAATTCGAGGAGTTGGTAGGTGACTAACGACCGTGAGACTGATTCCTGTATTTGGCAACGTACTGTGGCTAGGACACTCCTCATATTGGAACTAAGTAGAGTGTCAGAAAAAAGTGACAAAGGGATTCTAAGATCACATACCAAGACGTTGGCCATCATCTCCAACGTTCGATTCGTCTCAATTATCTCTCCACTTGAGTGTGCTTTCTTTATTCGCTAACTATCCATCAGCCGCATCCTGAAAGTTAGAAACAAACATACTTGTAAAATGGGCGGAATGGCAGTCCATTCGTTCGATTCACATTGCAGTTCAACTTCAGATGTGTCGATGATACGTCTCATATGACTAATGACTGGCCACCTAGGATGTGTTGATTTGACTGAAGACAGAGCTTCACGGCAGTGAGGGATATAATCGAGAAGCTGGTCAAGTAATAAGACCTGAATAAAGCTTCATGTCAATAGTCATTCAGAAGGTAGCAATAGGTTAAGTTACCTTGTCTGGTCCGCTGGAAAGGTCTCTGCAAAAGAAGACTACAAGGTATCAGTAGATGTATTACTGACTCGAAGATATAAGCCCACTTTTCCCACAAAGGCAAGCGAACATGGCAGAGCCACGGACAAAGTGAAGGTCCGGATCTGTTGCGCCTGATGTCTCTATAACATCGTATATAGACATAAGCTACGGCTTCTCATTAGCCAAAGTTAACACTAAGTTTTCCAGGGTCAGGTTTACCTGTGCTGATACGTCGAATAAATCTGCCAAAGATTTTGATGATAATGTATTGAGGCCCTGCACTGCAACATTGTATGCTAATAAGGGGTCAATCAGGTCCTAAACATGCTGCACTATGCCATACCACACTTGTATAACCATGCTATTCCTTTCATTTGCCCTTGTCCTCTTGTAGGATCTTCGCTAAGTATATCAATGGCTGTCTGCAAATACTCGATCATAGACTCCACAAGTCGATCTCTAAGGATCCGTAAGTAAGGGTTTGGGTCCGAAGCCTTTGTACCTTCAACATCAACTAACTTGTCTTCCGCATGGGCCCATTCCATGGCCGTCATTCGAAGTAGACACCTGATAACAGTGATAGTTTCAATCTGCACATCGAATTTCACAGCAGAATATGTCAGTGTGTTTAGAAGGGCACGCATGGAAGCAATAAGGACATGCTTTGCGCCCTTTTCGTTGGCGAGTGAACTGAGAAGGAGCTATTAGATGGACTGAACTGTAGCTGCTGAAtagaaaaagaaagaaaatACGCCATCAAAACTAGCTGTTGAGCTTCAAAATCTGAACACTCTACAATAGAAGAAACAGCACCGATGgcagcttcttctcgaCCTGAAATACTATGTATGAGGTTGTGGAAAATGGCTGAAACGTTTCACACCCACCTTGTCGGATAGCCGCCAGGAAAGCCAGATAATGAGTCGAAGCTTCTTCCTTGGGGCAAAGTGAAATCAGATCTAGGGCTGCAGTCCAATCGGTCATTTTCATATGACATAGAGCGGCTTTTCTACGAGACGCATGAGTGTACAGACTAAGATATAGCAGCAGACATTGCTTACCGGAAGCATCTGGATATGTTTTCTCCGCCGAGTTCTTTGAATACAGTATGAGCGGCCAACTGATCTGTTATAGTCGAATCAGACAGATTCTTTGAGAACAGCGCAGGTAGATGACGTACACCAGTGAGCTGCCTCGGTAATTTTTTCCTTGCTCTCATTGAACATGCCAATATTCCACAGAAGCTGCGGAAAGAATTAATACGAAAGCAACTGGCTTGGTAAGATGTGGCGTACCGTTTGACAGGCTATTGCACTGACTTTATCATCTAGTTGATAGTCAGGGTCTTTCGAAATCACTACAATGATTGTCATCAGCGAGCATCCCATCGACCAGAATCAAAGCCAATTCACTATCCAGTATTCCAGCAGCAATCCTAACACCAGCCGTCGGGGGAGACAACGCTTTCATGAATAAAAGACCCTCGTACATAATCATGCGAACATAGGGATGTCCTGCAGAGCTGGCGAGGGCCAGCCGCAGGTATGTCTGTACTAGCTGTGAAGGAAGAGCTGGATACTGACCAATGAGGGATGCCAGCTGCGATAGTATTCTGCAGGGCAATAAGCAGGCTAAGCGGCGATAAAAGCTTACTATGACTTACTCAAGCACGCTTTCTTCAGTCCAATCTGTAAGTTTCATGATATCTTCCATCACTAAAAAAAGCTGTCAGTGGGTTTCGATGCTCGCAATTGACACCTACCAATCCGGAGTTCTCCATCTGGCGCTTTCCTAGTTTTAAGGATGTGCAGCTGAAGCAATCTCATCTCATGCAGCGTCGCTTGATCCTTCAGAATAGAGTCAGCATGCCAACCAAGAAATACCACAGCGATTATTCACAGAGTCAGCAACTAGTTCACCCAGCTCATTGAGCGCCGCTGCGGCTGAGTTCAAAGCATGAGGGTTCTCCTCTGCTTTCATCAACTGTGCCCTGGCTGAGTCGTTCAGCTGTCGTGCGCGTTAAATGACGATTGAGCATGAAGCTTACACAAGCTTTTAAGAGTGGCAATCTGATGTACTCATCAGATTCTTGTAATACGCCGTACCAAGTACACTTACATGAAGTTCTTTAAGATGGTCAAGTTGCACACCTCGATTTATCAGCTTTTCAATTAGAAGTATCCCTTGTTTTAGCCAGTCGATGGACCCTGAAACGTTGGTGCGCTCGTTAAGCATGTGGTTGCCTACTGTCCAACATTTGGAGGCCAGAAGGCGACACTCCTGCGCTGTCATCGACCATGTCTCATCTAGCTCTAGAATTTATCAGTCTAATCCTGGATAACCATCAATCTAGCTTCACTCACGGGTGGCTTTGTAAAGGAGATCATAGGCAAATGAATCATTCCCTTCACGTAACAGCTGGATTTCGAATAAGAATCGCTCCGGCTTGTAAGAAAATACTCACAAAATCTATCCTTGCCATATAATACCACACGAGCACGGTTACCTTTTGCTTGAGTTCTGACGCTTCTTTGATAGTAGTTGAGGAAGTGATCAATTGTTCATACTGCTTGTTGTCAGGGAGCAGTAAGAAGCGACATTACATGCCCCACCTCAGCTCCTTGCAAGGCTAGCTGGCTCGCCATGGGTGCCTTTCCAGCCTCTGGGAGTTGATGTGAGATTGATCAAAACGCCTGCGAACCTACCCAGTAGAGCGGTCATTGTTTTTGCCGTGAGCCCAAGTAAGCGTATCAAAACTGTACAGTCGTCAGTCTAGTAGTCAGTGCCTGATATTTACAGGTCGTTGGTCCCTTGATGTCCGTAGCCGCCTCAACAAGTCGAAAGCCGGTTAGTCTTACTGCCAAACGGTGAGCCTATATATTATGTAGGACATTTGGAAGCTCACAAGCTGCGACCGTAGACAATTCATCCTTGCTTAGTTCTGGAGTTGTAGCTGTTGCGCGGTTCACCTGAGATGCAAGGTTCCACAAATGCACACCTATTTTCTCATCAGCAATCAAAAGCGCATGTAAACTCACTTACCCTCCGTATCCAACCAGTCTATTTTAACCTGCTCAGCTTCGCCCGAATCGCCGtctccatccttcttcttcttgttcttcttcgaCTTAACATAGCTGTACGCTGCATCTTGGATAGCATCTAGCAGTTTGAGTAATGCACGCGTCTGTTGAGCGTTGTATGCACCGGATATGAAGGCTGTAAGTTGCGGCCGAGCATGCTCGAGAGATTCTGACACAAACCAAGCGGTCGCGTCAACTGGTGCCTGGATGGTGGAGGTTGCCCATTCGTATTTGACACTGACCTTGTATAGCCGTGTATGGGTCTTTGGGCATTTTGTAAAGGAAGAGATAGATCGGAAGAGAAGTTTGAGgttgaaagagaagatgaaatgGAAAGAAGTTGTCGGGTGGCAAACGCGAACCTGGCTGTAAGCAAGTGTACTTCAGCTTGAGAATCGATGCGGTGACGGTGTTAGTGCGCACAGGCCACCACCAGTTCTTTCGAACTTACAAGGAAAACGCTTGCTTTCTCTTTCTTACACGGCTTTTCATTTTATTAAACTACAGTTTGTCCAGAAATCTTGAAGAGCTAACAAGAGCAACTTGTAATTCTATACTCACATTCTTTAACCACAGACAGAAACCTTTTGCTATCGACTGAATGATTTTTCGCTACGTGCCGAGGATCCCGTTCGCAGTCCTCTTCAATCCGGCTAACCTACAGCAGAATTGTCTCATCCATTTTGATTCATACATCAGCATACTGTAAGAATCTTACTGGGAATTGTAACTCAAATAACAATCGCACTGCAGTACAGGCAATCTTTACAGACAGGCAGCCAACCATAGACGGATGTGTAAGTTGAAGTTGTCAAACGGCCCCCGGTCCTGGGACCCCCAGAAATTCTGCTTTGGCTTCTATTAAAATTTTCCCAAGAAAGACTTTTGGATTGCCAAATCCTAATTTTTTCTCGACTATGTAACTCGTAACTTCAATCTTCAACTATACAAGCAATGCTATTCATGCCCTCGGTGAAGTCTACACCTAGGGAACATCTCTGAGCTTTCGGGG of the Cryptococcus gattii WM276 chromosome H, complete sequence genome contains:
- a CDS encoding Hypothetical protein (Similar to SGTC gene model, INSD accession EAL19170.1; CNBH2690), which encodes MPKDPYTAIQESLEHARPQLTAFISGAYNAQQTRALLKLLDAIQDAAYSYVKSKKNKKKKDGDGDSGEAEQVKIDWLDTEGVHLWNLASQVNRATATTPELSKDELSTVAALRLTGFRLVEAATDIKGPTTFLIRLLGLTAKTMTALLEAGKAPMASQLALQGAEYEQLITSSTTIKEASELKQKVTVLVWYYMARIDFLLREGNDSFAYDLLYKATQLDETWSMTAQECRLLASKCWTVGNHMLNERTNVSGSIDWLKQGILLIEKLINRGVQLDHLKELHLNDSARAQLMKAEENPHALNSAAAALNELGELVADSDQATLHEMRLLQLHILKTRKAPDGELRIVMEDIMKLTDWTEESVLEILSQLASLIGQYPALPSQLVQTYLRLALASSAGHPYVRMIMYEGLLFMKALSPPTAGVRIAAGILDMISKDPDYQLDDKVSAIACQTLLWNIGMFNESKEKITEAAHWYQLAAHTVFKELGGENISRCFRKAALCHMKMTDWTAALDLISLCPKEEASTHYLAFLAAIRQGREEAAIGAVSSIVECSDFEAQQLVLMASLANEKGAKHVLIASMRALLNTLTYSAVKFDVQIETITVIRCLLRMTAMEWAHAEDKDRLVESMIEYLQTAIDILSEDPTRGQGQMKGIAWLYKCAYNVAVQGLNTLSSKSLADLFDVSAQLMSIYDVIETSGATDPDLHFVRGSAMFACLCGKIFFCRDLSSGPDKVLLLDQLLDYIPHCREALSSVKSTHPRWPVISHMRRIIDTSEVELQCESNEWTAIPPILQRIKKAHSSGEIIETNRTLEMMANVLFQYEECPSHITYQLLELILDTCPTAKANDVKLYSRWMRAILRILLHRNGAEEEAESLKYAEKALDVLKTSLGKSAYPLDEIQWLVATFWNKGLEWFSSSRVSQAKAWCEIAMTIAANTPELNIDRQKMNEHYQHLLSKINR